A stretch of DNA from Pan troglodytes isolate AG18354 chromosome 21, NHGRI_mPanTro3-v2.0_pri, whole genome shotgun sequence:
TGAACATTATTGTGCATGTTTCTTGGTAAAcatgtggaaatattttccttAATTAAATCTTtaggagtgcaattgctgaaTTATAGATTGTGTACACATTCAATTTTACTAGCTGAtgtcaaactgttttcaaatAAGTTTCACCAATATAGACTCTTATTAGTAATgcataaaagtttcttttctactacaaagcaataagaaaagataaacaacccattcaaatctaaaataaaagttgaaattaaataaataaataaataaaaggtaagatACTTGAATATCCAGGATATTcaatatcaatatcaatattCAATAAACAGGATAGCCAAATggataatagaaatattaaaaatgggccgggtgcagtggctcatgtctgtaatcctagtactttgggaggccaaggcaggtggatcatctgaggtcaggagttcgagacaagcctgaccaacatggtgaaactgcaaaatataaaaattagctgggcatggtggcatgtgcctgtaatcccagctacttgggaggctgaggcaagagaatcacttgaacctgggaggtggaggttgcagtgagctgagattgtgccattgaactccagcctgggcgacaagagcgaaattccatctcaaaaaaaaaaaaaaaggaatattaaaaATGGGTCAGCTTCGCCAGTTATTAGGAAAGTGTAAATTCAAATCACAGGAAATCCCACAAGATGTCCACCTGAATGGCTAATGAAAAGGCAAATCATATCAAGCATTGGTGAGATTATGGAGCAAATGGAATGCTCACACATTGCTGATAGCAGTGTGAATTGGTACAATGATGTTGGAAAATTGATTGCAGTATTTATGACAGCTGGATGTATCTATACTCTGTGATCTGTActctgtgatccagcaattccattcctaaccatatatccaaaataaatgcATACCTATGTTCTGCAAGAGATACgtacaagaatattcatagcaacaCTATAATAGCTAAAACCTAGAAATATCCAATGTATATTGACAGTAGAatgaatatataacatttttggtatttttcataTAATAGAATACTGTACAGCAGTGAAAATGATGAACTACAGGTGTAGGCTTCAAAATGGATGACTCTCAAAAATACAATGTTGAGCAACATAAGCAGGACATATGAACACTATACCTTAGATTTCATTTACATACAAATTGAAAAAGTATACTAAACTGAATATATATTTCAGAATACAGACAGAAGTGGCATAACTATAAAGGAAAGCAAGGGCTAATTACCATAAAATCTTAGGAAGCAGTTATCTCTggggaggaaggagaatgaaGCAATTGAGGAGAGGCATGGAGCATAGATATAGCAAATATTCTCCTCCTTTACCTGGCAGCTCATTTTAATGCTATTCTTTAAAGAATATAGGTATTTTCTGtgagctttttatttgtttgtatggCTTATTGTACAATGAGCTTTTGTGTAAGGTAGCCAAAGGCTTCAACAGTCTGACATTCGTTTATGTCTCCCTCAGTTTCAGGCTTGGTGGGCATGTGGTCAGTCTAAATCGACAAGGGGTGGGGATTTCACCAGCTGAATTACTGTCCAATAATTAGTTTGTTACCTTCCCTGCCTTAACTCCACCTCAACTCAGTGACTTTCTTAACTCAGATTCTGTCCCTGACAATACCCAACTTCAGGATATTCATTTCTATTACTCAGAACTTTTGGTAACAATGACAGAATAGTAAGTCAGACTAGCTGAAGCAGAGGGCTGATTTATTGCCTCATAACCCAACCATGAGAAGGGTGTGTGAAGAACTGCTCTCAAGGTAAAGGAGGGAAGCCTGGCTGTGTCATCTGAATCTTCTCTCACCATCACTTCTCTCCTTGTCTCAGTGTATTAGGGTCGTTTTTCTCAGACAATTGATCTCCACCCCCAGACTTAGGTAACCACTTCTGGAATTCCCTGGTTCATATATATCACCTTTTCCAGAAGAAGGAACCCCCTTTTTCCCCTTTCATTACTcattcaaataaaatatgttaatagaCCAGACCAAGtctcacacacaacacacacacacacacacacacacacacacctacctgTGGTCAGGGGTCAGGCTTTCATGATTAGCAGTCCCCATTAGACTCACAAGTTGATGGTTCAAAGAGACAACAATTCTTCACAAGAAACAGGGTGCTGTTCAAAGAAGTGGGGAGGCATGCTGGACACACACACTGTAGATGTCCAATGTATACATGATACATGTTTTCTactattttctgattattttctccCTACCACTGTGATTTCAAGGGCATCATCCCTCTTCAGACCTAGAATTCCACCTTCCAGTTACTTTCTTGATGCATCTGAAAGGCCGTCTCTGAAACAGCAAAGTGCAACAATTAGTCATTACGTATTCAAGGCAAATTTGTCTTACAGAGTTTTTTGCAGGaccagggaagaaggaaggaaacgcCCAGTTTGATGCTGGGAGTGGTAAAATGATAAAGTAGATCTGGGTGGGGTTTGTAGCACCAGAGCATAATGGGGAAACACCTTGGTTTTGTAATCAAGACTGGATCTACCAGTGACTTGCTGAATAACCTTCGgtgattcctttctcttcttgGGTCTCACTGTATTTCAAAACATGAAGAATTTCATTGTAATGTTACCTAATAAGTGAGCCAGCACTTCTACTCTGTGAGAAAGTAGGAAAACTCTTGGGACAATCAGAGATGATGTGATGTAATGTCCATTAGTTCTTCCTGTGAATAATCCTGAGGGAAAGCCCCCAGGTCCCTCCCAGAATGGGGTGGATATTTCCCAATACAGCTAAGGAATTATCCTTTGTAAATACCACAGACCCGCCCCTGGAGCCAGGCCAAGCTGGACTGCATAAAGATTGGTATGGCCTTAGCTCTTAGCCAAACACCTTCCTGACACCATGAGGGCCAGCAGCTTCTTGATCGTGGTGGTGTTCCTCATCGCTGGGACGCTGGTTCTAGAGGCAGCTGTCACGGGAGGTGAGTGAACAGGTGACCTGCTGGGCTGGGTTGGACTAAGGGGAGACCCTCTGGGACACCCTGGGCCAGGACAGGGAGCACTTCTGAAGCAGTAGGCAGCACTGGAGCCCAGATTTCAGCTTTCTGTTCTTTGCCATCATATTCAGAAAAAATAGGACTTTGGCTGGTGGACTCCACGTGCTTTCCACCTCAGTGACTGAGATATCAGGACTGTTTGTGGAAATAATGTTGGTATGTGGCCTTGGCCTCAGATGTCAATACCTGTGCAGAATGTGCAATAAAATAATGAACTCCAGGATTTTAAACCTTGGGTGTGGACACAGTCCCCTGTTTCTCTGCCCCATAAAAGCACTGGAGTAATCAGTACTCTAAAAGGAGGTTAAGAAACAACAAGCCTTCAGGAATCATGTTGTTTGAGGACCCCCATTTTATAAGGAGGGAACCAAAATGTAGAAATGAGTGAGCAATTGCCAAGGTAATTCCCAGAGCCAGGATGGGGCTCAAGTCTCCTAGTATGTGGCTCAGGGTTCTTTCCTACTCCAATGCGCTTCCTAACAAATGACAATGTGTCCTCTTCACTGCTGGGTGTCACCCCAGTCTGACCACTGCTCCTGAGAGACTTGGAGtggaggaagggggaagaaaCAAATACTCAAGGGAACTCTGGTCCTGTAgacccccccaaaaaaggaagAGCCTTCCAAGAGTGTAGCTCCCCCAGGTGTACCTTCCCTACTCAGGTCATGGTTTGAGGATGCTGCAGTAAGCAGTGGATGGACCCAGAGGAAAGACATGGCAGCTGAAGCAGGGGCTTACTGGGTATAAATGTGGGcttgtttcttcttttaacaGTTCCTGTTAAAGGTCAAGACACTGTCAAAGGCCGTGTTCCATTCAATGGACAAGATCCCGTTAAAGGACAAGTTTCAGTTAAAGGTCAAGATAAAGTCAAAGCGCAAGAGCCAGTCAAAGGTCCAGTCTCCACTAAGCCTGGCTCCTGCCCCATTATCTTGATCCGGTGCGCCATGTTGAATCCCCCTAACCGCTGCTTGAAAGATACTGACTGCCCAGGAATCAAGAAGTGCTGTGAAGGCTCTTGCGGGATGGCCTGTTTCGTTCCCCAGTGAGGTGAGCACTAGCTGGAGAAAGAGGAGACCCCTGAAGACACAAAAGAAGGCTGAGCGGTGGGGAAGCATCCCAGGTTGGTGGGAGGGAGGTTGTGGGAGGTGACAGAAAGACTGGGAGACTGAGGGGTCTGAGAGGCTATAACCAGAGTGCCTAGAAGGATGATCTGTCTTCCTCACTGCCTCTGAGTGCTTTGATGTGCTGACTCTCACCTCTGATACTCTTCTCTTCCACAGATGGAGCCTGTCCTTGCTGCACCTGTGCCATCCCCAGAGCTACAGGCCCCATCTGGTCCTAAGTCCCTGctgcccttccccttcccacaCTGTCCATTCTTCCTCCCATTCAGGATTCCCAAGCTTGGAGCTGCCTCTCTCATCCACTTTCCAATAAAGAGTTCCTTCTGCTCCACTTGTTTCTGGTTCCTATGACTTCTGGGCTCCTGGATGCTTTGGGGAAATGGATGCAGAATTGGGACTTCTTCTCTCCAGTGAAGAGGGGAAAGGGTCCCACGGTGAAAGAGAGCAGGGCGGGGGGAGGAAACAGGAGGCCCATTGCTAGGGCTTCATATTACAAATCCAATAATCAGCCCCAGTGCTGCCAGCTCCTTTTCACCAGGAAatggaaacatggaaatcttGCCTTTGGCCAAGGACcaggaaaaacacaaaacacaaaaaataaataaacattacatAAACCATAAGCAGGTCTTTTTTTTCCAATCCACCATCAGTCCTGACCTGGCTACTGTCGGCCTTGCCAGTGTGACCAGCCAACCCTTATGGCTGCAACTACAGCTCCCCACTTCCTTCTCATTAATGTTTCCCAGGAATCTATATCTTTTCAACACCACATAGAAAGGATGATGTTACAGATGCTGCGAAATTCCTGCTCTTTAGAATTTCACTGGTTTATGCCTGAGATTCCTCCATGATGTAGCATTCCGTTAGGTTAAGCAATATTCTCTTCCAGATTTCTGTTTTAAGATGTGAATGAGGAGGCGAGATACACTAAGTCCTTCATACTATGGTGTCAGAGGTTTGGGTGAATAGCATTCTCTGGAGACATACATGTTAGGGGCAGGGCAGACTTGAGTAGTGGAGAAAGGGGCAGGAATATGAGCAACCTCATGGCTCTCCTGTTGACCCACTCTTCCCACTGCAATTGCACAAGGAAACTCTCAGAGAAGGCCACAACCCCCAGGAGGGGAGCAGCCTGGGTGAAGGGGAATAAGCACAGGCTTGACAGTCAGGTGATCTGAGCACTGGCTTTGCCTCCCCACGTATTGGGTGACCTCTGGCAAATGTATGTCCCCCTTCCAGGCCTCAGAGGTCTATTTCAGTTGAGGGGGTAAGGTATAATTATTCTGCAAAGGAAGGTCTAATCCTGCCACTCTGGGATATGAAACAGCTCTTCTTTGTGTATTGGGTTCTTGCTCTGAGATGACATGGGGAGCAGAGGCTTGGGGTGAGACAATGTGGATCCCTGCACCACTTTGCCCCATCCACGAGCATCTGAGCCATGATTTTTCCCTATTGTTCAGGGGCTAGTCCGAACAACTGTAGGGCTTTGACACTAGGGTGTCTTGGAGTACAGGTGACAACAGTACCCAAACTTCTGACTtgacaaatacaaaatacatcATTGGAGGAAATaatggtttctgttttttaatatttactcTATTTCCTATACCTAGTAGATTACATGTATTGTCACTTATTTTTCATAAGTCCCTTTCAGATGGCcattacacatattttattttctaattttgtaaaaagATTGAAGctaagagagattaaataaccATTAAAAGCCACAAGGTTAGTAAGTGATagcaaatgatatttttattatatgctaGCAACAATCAGTTAGACATGCTGCACTTTCTATTATTAATATCAACAAAATCACACcattgctataaataaacaaGAGAGATGCAGAGCTTTAGAAAAGAAATCTATGTAACTTTTCAGaggcatataaaaatgcttgAATATACACATACTCACAATACATGAATATGCACATATCACAATACATGAAGACTATGTGGTGAAGATGTCACTATTTactcaatatttaatatttatttaatttatcccTAAGGTGTATTATACCCAAAATCCATTTTTAATATGGTGTGGTTATGGAGGTTAAGGGAACTTGAAACCATACTTAAGTTTATGGGGAAGCATAAATTCTTGTGAATAGGCGTAGATGTTTACAAATGAAGATTAACCCTAGGGCTCTGGAACCTCctagacttaaaaaaaagttttgcaaaGTAACAATAATCAATATGTTGTTTTTATTAGAAGAATAGTCAGGTTGAGAaatcaatagaaaacaaaacaaaacccagaatcAGGCCTCATTATATCTAATTCAGGTAAAGATCAATGTCAAGTtccaaaacaatgaagaaaacttgaattttttaagaaacaagatTCAGACGGTAGGTTcactatttacaaaaacaaaagaactaaCTCTGGTCTGAATTCAGGCAAAGATTAAGCCACTGAGAGAGAAAAATTGAAAGGTTCCAAAAAGACACTTTCTTTTCACTCAGGAAGCAGGCCAGGATGACAGTCCATGCCTAGCAAGGTAGCTGAGCAACTCAAGATCTCACAGAAACCAGTGGTATCTTCCATCCAGGATTTGCTGTGGAACAGAGACTGTAATTCCTTTCATGTTCAATCAGGCAGGGACACATCTCCCAGGAAGACCCTGCCATTTGGAATAGTCCTCTGACTGCAGTAGGAGAGGGTGGAGCTGATACTGGGCCCCTCAGGATCCGCTGTGGCGCAGTGGCTGGAGATCCCGATCTCATTGGCTTAGAAGGAGTGCACATCTTCCAGCAAGTTCCTGCGGAGACGTAATAGTTTCCTGATTCCAGCAGAAGGAGCTGAAGCTGGGAATGGCCCCCCCTTGGGATCTGCTGTGGGATGGAGGCTGGAGAGTCCATCTTGTTGGCCAAGACAAGTACATATCTCCCTGCAAGTCTCAGCACCGAAAGGATAGTTCAATTACAGCAGGAAGTGTCAGAGCTGAGACTGGATCCCATCTCGACCTGCTGTGCAACAGAGGTTGGCAAGCCTGTCAGGGAGGCTTAGGATCTTAGGCTATGAGATATGTGTGAGTCTCTCTCTGGGTTGTTGTGTGAGCAGCTCTGAGCTGGGACCTCAGCTGATGGAGGCTAGAGCTGAATCACAAGGCAACTTTCAGATTCACTGCCCAGTCAGTGAGCAGAAGGGCCTTTCTGCCAAAGCCCTAGTGTGTATGATTCATTCTGGACCCCACAGCAGATGGGTTTGATTGCAGGGTCAAGGCCAAATGTAACCAAACCCCTGAATGGGCCATTTCTGGGATTGAACTCTGGAGCCAGCTCAGTGGATCCGCCACGTGGGTGTTGGTCTGCACTCTCAATATGACCCTCCAAGGTCTTGGGCTCCACAAGAGTTTCACAAACTTCCCCCTGAATCCAGATCCAGAGGCTCCCACAgagagactttggactgtggatgAGTGTAGAATTCTTGTCATTCTGGTGGGACATGAGCAGGTGCCTtctatttcaccatcttggttatGTCATTCCTTCCTCAGCAGTTTTTTTGGTCGATTTTGCAAAGCTTTAAGTTTTACAGTGGGGCTGGAAACAGCAGGAGAGTGTGAGTTCCAGCCCTGGGATTTGTTGTTTGCTCCCTTTTCACTGAcaggtattttgtatttttggcattCTTTGTTTTCAAGTTATGTTGAGGCTGTGgttttgtttagaaatttcttggTGGTGGTGTTATTTTATACCTCTTGGGGAGGAGATTGTGGAAGTTACTTATTCTTCCTCTTCTGCCTTCTATTGTCTTCAACTACCCCAAAAAAATCTCCTGGAAACTACTCTCTGAAAGAAGTTGGAGAAAAATTATTAATGCACTTGAAGGagatcaagaaaaaagaaagtgtgagTAATGTTTTGTGTGAGTTGGAAAGAAGCTATTTTTCttgcttccatttcattgcttCCCTCTGCAATAATTCTGGGTGTGATCCATGCATTGGATGTGTCCTCTAGACTCAAACCAGATTTCAAAAGCAGATATGGGATACCAGTTCTCCTAACTTCCCAAGCAATGAGAGGTGCTGTTACTAGGGAAGACAGCCTTGTCCAAGGAGTGCCGGAACCAGACAAGGGCTTGGAGACCCAAGACCTCAAAGAGAGGTACAAGGCCCCAACATGTTTCACTTTGCTGCCCCTGCATGGCCTCCCTAGAGATATTGACACCTGATTAACAAATCTTGAATGGCATAAGGGACAACAAAATGACTGTGGGGAGATGTCATTTCCCTCCTTACTTTATCACGATTGCACAGACCCCTGAAGGGAGAAATGCATTTCCTAATTTCACTCAGTAAGTCAAACCCAGAAAAGAACTGGTTCTCTGATTCCCAGACATGGGTTCGTTGTACAATTGTCTGAAAATAGCTGACTTGATCAAATTGTTTCAAATGTAATTTCTATAATTCCAATTGATGCCTCAGTATTTGTCTCCTAATACTTGGAGTCTTTCATTGTTTTCCAATTGTTTAGAATTTCAAAGGAAATTATTAATTAATAGAAATAAGGAATTCACAGCATGATGAGGGCCCAATTTGGGAGATGCGACTTTGGacccagtatctttttttttttttgcaacatctAAGCTTGGTCCTGCCCACCTAGGAGGCTGTGTAACTGGGCAGAGAAAGGAGTCTTTCTACCCATGTTAACTTATCCAGCTTCAAGTCCCTTCCAGGTACCCTCTGTCCTCCGATTCCCTTCTGGAATTCAGGAACAGGTAGTACTGTGTCACCTCCCAGACCTAAGTCTTACTCCTAACAGACCTGGATAAGTTCCCTGTTCTCACTAACCTCAGTAACACCATCTGGAAAAGAGAAGGCCTAAGCACGTGGAGTTTTTGAGCCCCTCTAACAGAGCCTCCAAACTAcctagagcaagcttgtccaacttgtggcctgcaggctgcatgtggcccaggatggctttgaatatggcccaacacaaattcataaatgagtttctttgtgattttttttagctcatcagctatcgttagtgttagtgtattttatgtgtggccaaaGATAATTCTTCCAATGTGGGCCAGGgaggccaaaagattggacaccccaggccaggcgcagtggctcacgcctgtaatcccagcactttgggaggccaaggctggccgatcatgaggtcaggagatcgagaccatcctggctaacacagtgaaaccccgtctctactaaaaatacaaaaaattagccgggcgtggtggcgggcgcctgtagtcccagctgcttgggaggctgaggcaggagaatggcgtgaacccaggaggcggagtttgcagtgagccaagattgcaccactgcactcctgcctgggcgacagagcaagactccagctcaaaaaaaaaaaaaaaaaaaaaaaaaagattggacacccctgactGAGAGCTTTCTAAGGAGAAATTTGACTATGTGGGTAACTTTTGGGAGGAAGTCATAAGAAGGGGAAAAATGACTGGATTTGGGGTCCACCTGGCACATTTAAGTCCTCTAAAATGCCATTTGAGTGAGTCACAGTGGCTTAATGAGCTTAGCAGACATCAAGTTTTCAATTACAAGAGAAGACATATATTCTCTGCTCTCCTCCCTTTGTTTCCACCATCTGGATCCAAtaatccaaaacccagcagggttCTGGCTTCTTGTCTGAGGCCAGCAGCCCTCTGCTCATCCCTGAGGCTTTACGGTGATTCCCAAGACGGAACGATAGAGCAGCCACCGGTCAGCTTCAGGAAAACTCAAGCCACTTCTCATGCCCTGTCTAGAACTGAGACAGAGAGACTCTCCTCCAACCAGTCATGTGGGTCAGCCATCTCAAGGGTGAGCAGGTGTCAGCCCTAGGAGGTAAAAACAGGCACCCAGTGTTTATCAGCTCTTAGCATGTCCCCTGATTACACAGCCTTCCATCCAATTTAGAACAGGAAGTATCCCTTGACATTATCACGAACCACCTTCTCACATTAAGGAGGagaaaactgagtcccagaga
This window harbors:
- the PI3 gene encoding elafin precursor, whose protein sequence is MRASSFLIVVVFLIAGTLVLEAAVTGVPVKGQDTVKGRVPFNGQDPVKGQVSVKGQDKVKAQEPVKGPVSTKPGSCPIILIRCAMLNPPNRCLKDTDCPGIKKCCEGSCGMACFVPQ